Proteins from one Lepidochelys kempii isolate rLepKem1 chromosome 6, rLepKem1.hap2, whole genome shotgun sequence genomic window:
- the PTDSS2 gene encoding phosphatidylserine synthase 2 isoform X2 has product MDHFQDLIQTVHDGRQFMKYIDPNLGVALPERDYGGNCLIYDPGNKTDPFHNVWDKLDGFVPAHFLGWYLKTLMIRDWWMCMIISVMFEFLEYSLEHQLPNFSECWWDHWIMDVILCNGFGIYCGMKTLGWLSLKTYKWQGLWNIPTYKGKIKRIAFQFTPYSWVKFEWKPASSLRRWLAVCGIIFVFLLAELNTFYLKFVLWMPPEHCLVLLRLVFFVNVGGVGMREIYDFMDDPKFNKKLGQQAWLVAAITVTEFLIVVKYDPYTLMLSLPFYITQCWILGIILVLTWTIWRFFIRDITLRCKEIRRQQQEHKYEKDKCLSNGDGHSPVPDEQNGNKLRERKL; this is encoded by the exons ACTGTACACGATGGCAGACAGTTCATGAAATACATTGATCCAAATTTAGGAGTTGCCTTGCCAGAAAGAGACTATGGTGGGAACTGCCTTATTTACGATCCAGGCAATAAGACGGATCCATTTCACAACGTCTGG GACAAACTGGATGGATTTGTTCCTGCTCACTTCCTTGGCTGGTACCTAAAA ACGCTAATGATTCGGGACTGGTGGATGTGTATGATCATCAGTGTAATGTTTGAATTTCTGGAGTATAGTCTGGAACATCAGCTTCCAAACTTCAGTGAATGTTGGTGGGATCAT tggaTAATGGATGTAATCCTATGCAATGGATTTGGGATTTATTGTGGAATGAAGACTTTGGGATGGCTTTCTTTGAAAACGTATAAATGGCAAGGACTTTGGAACATTCCTACGTACAA AGGTAAAATAAAGAGAATTGCTTTCCAGTTCACACCCTATAGCTGGGTCAAATTTGAGTGGAAGCCAGCATCCAGCCTGCGCAGATGGCTAGCAGTTTGTGGCATCATCTTTGTA tttttaCTGGCAGAGCTGAACACATTTTACTTGAAGTTTGTCCTGTGGATGCCACCCGAACACTGCTTGGTCCTGTTACGACTTGTCTTCTTTGTCAATGTTGGAGGTGTGGGCATGAGGGAGATCTACGACTTCATGGATGACCC GAAATTCAATAAGAAGTTGGGTCAACAGGCCTGGCTAGTTGCTGCTATCACAGTCACAGAGTTTCTGATTGTTGTGAAGTACGACCCTTACACCCTAATGCTGTCCCTTCCTTTCTACATTACCCAGTGCTGGATCCTTGGAATCATACTTGTGCTCACCTGGACAATATGGCGCTTTTTCATTCG tgacATTACCTTGCGGTGTAAGGAGATAAGACGACAACAGCAAGAGCACAAATATGAAAAGGACAAATGCTTAAGCAATGGTGATGGACATTCTCCAGTACCAGATGAACAAAATGGGAACAAACTGAGGGAAAGAAAACTTTGA